A stretch of Amblyraja radiata isolate CabotCenter1 chromosome 6, sAmbRad1.1.pri, whole genome shotgun sequence DNA encodes these proteins:
- the sowahc gene encoding ankyrin repeat domain-containing protein SOWAHC produces MATEFSCKAVWQFLSEKGGKVESTELLEHFRDCLNDPKTRETARGQFKEFVNKVGLVVQEDGVKYIRLKKKYRGKTDWSEASASDRGHGSKEDGGGMENGDRQRAVIGFQSAAQSPQPGSGDGVSIDPSALLSSPEVECGRVNNSCSEECNESNGTVPEEQRSIQQDGRIPWHAHTNDSPKHYISSSNNSIVSNINTEGGNHIQVDINHVAKSENVSLPLSADLDESLPNPDFSQTVPSAKDGADLLADAYNLLNISKPDTDGNDTVTWKLPECPAKQTLESKGLENVDSSVHDTKSKNHSVRLSALHCNFPPTQVKTSPDINTRRPSRKRLQRSLAVNRSSSVCDEGNTGENPTDVSGVNSESLNTPRSSRKNFREMMISGSPQLRHSVVYGNPVVAFPNIKQGDSGFGRNDVDSSSLTSAKLDDEDSGPVTLDPLEHEWMLHASEGKWDSIEALLIADPSLITWKDFVTGFTCIHWAAKHGKPELLAMLVNYARKHNIPININVRSGGGYTPLHLAAMHGHTEVVKLLSGAYDADVDIRDYSGKKAWQYMGQNIAEELGNLIGASTSSDSENALRNGNGRWRLSKVFPANLTYKLTSAPEEEVYCDGTAAKAVNWKSTTNKMKFNRIRFKTQIIHSVPSLRGQNDQRDPKSALKLRPKSTIFG; encoded by the coding sequence ATGGCAACGGAGTTTAGTTGTAAAGCCGTGTGGCAGTTCCTTTCGGAGAAAGGAGGGAAAGTGGAGAGcacggagctgctggaacatttcaGAGATTGTTTGAACGACCCCAAGACAAGGGAAACGGCTCGAGGGCAGTTCAAAGAGTTTGTGAACAAAGTGGGGTTGGTGGTCCAAGAAGATGGGGTGAAGTACATACGCCTGAAGAAGAAATACCGGGGCAAGACGGACTGGTCTGAAGCGTCTGCCAGTGATAGGGGTCATGGAAGTAAAGAGGATGGCGGGGGAATGGAAAATGGTGACAGGCAACGTGCAGTAATCGGCTTCCAGTCAGCCGCACAATCGCCACAACCAGGCTCGGGCGATGGGGTGTCGATAGATCCTTCTGCACTACTCTCATCCCCCGAGGTCGAATGCGGCAGGGTGAACAACTCGTGTTCTGAAGAATGCAATGAAAGTAATGGGACTGTACCCGAGGAGCAGAGGAGTATTCAACAAGATGGGCGAATACCATGGCACGCCCATACTAATGACTCTCCCAAACACTATATTTCATCAAGTAACAATTCAATCGTGTCAAATATAAACACAGAAGGGGGGAATCATATTCAAGTGGACATTAACCATGTCGCAAAATCGGAGAACGTATCTCTTCCATTAAGTGCCGATTTGGACGAAAGCTTGCCAAATCCAGATTTCAGTCAAACTGTTCCAAGTGCAAAAGATGGTGCAGATCTGCTCGCTGACGCCTATAATTTACTGAATATTTCAAAACCTGACACTGATGGAAACGATACAGTAACCTGGAAATTGCCCGAATGCCCTGCAAAACAGACGCTGGAATCTAAAGGACTGGAAAACGTGGATTCCAGCGTGCATGACACAAAATCAAAGAATCATAGTGTAAGATTATCTGCATTACACTGCAATTTTCCACCCACCCAAGTCAAGACGAGCCCCGATATTAATACCAGAAGACCTTCCCGAAAACGTTTACAGCGCAGTCTGGCGGTAAATCGGTCAAGCAGTGTGTGTGATGAAGGAAACACGGGTGAAAATCCAACCGATGTATCTGGTGTTAACAGTGAAAGCTTAAATACACCGAGATCGAGCAGGAAGAATTTTAGGGAAATGATGATCAGCGGTTCACCCCAACTAAGGCACAGCGTCGTTTATGGTAACCCCGTCGTGGCTTTCCCAAATATCAAACAAGGAGATTCGGGATTCGGAAGAAACGATGTTGACTCCTCTTCTTTGACTTCTGCAAAACTGGACGATGAAGATAGTGGACCGGTAACACTTGATCCCTTGGAACACGAGTGGATGTTACATGCCTCCGAAGGCAAGTGGGATAGTATCGAGGCGCTTTTGATAGCCGATCCTAGTCTCATCACTTGGAAAGATTTTGTAACAGGTTTTACGTGCATTCATTGGGCAGCAAAACATGGTAAACCAGAATTGCTGGCAATGCTGGTCAATTACGCAAGAAAACATAACATTCCGATCAATATCAATGTTCGATCTGGTGGCGGTTACACTCCACTGCATTTGGCTGCCATGCATGGACATACAGAGGTAGTGAAACTGCTGTCTGGTGCATATGATGCAGATGTAGATATTAGGGACTACAGTGGGAAAAAGGCATGGCAATACATGGGCCAAAACATCGCTGAAGAATTGGGGAATCTTATCGGTGCATCTACGAGTTCTGACTCTGAAAACGCACTGCGGAATGGAAATGGGCGTTGGAGACTATCGAAAGTTTTCCCCGCCAATTTGACATACAAATTGACTAGTGCCCCTGAAGAAGAGGTTTATTGTGATGGCACAGCTGCAAAAGCAGTCAACTGGAAATCCACAACTAATAAAATGAAATTTAATAGAATAAGGTTTAAAACACAGATTATTCATTCTGTACCCTCACTTCGAGGACAAAATGATCAAAGAGATCCCAAAAGTGCATTGAAACTTAGACCCAAATCGACTATTTTTGGATAA